ACGAGCGGCAGGAGATACCATGCGAACAGTTTTTTTAACGGGAGCCCGGCACTCCAGTATACCAGAAGGACCATGAGGTAGAGTCCTGCACAGACAACGAGGTTACGGGTGAGCGTTACAAGCAGGATCACACATACGAGTGCAGCGAACTTCGTCCATGGGCTCACCTTTGAAAAGAACGAGTCCCCGCGTTCGGCATACGCGGTGATCAGGTCAAGATCCGGAATATGCTGCGAGATCATCGTGGAACTCATACAAAAACCTCATGGAACATCAGGAATGGACGTGTTCCCGGTTCTTTTTTTCGTCCGGTTTTCCTCCCCCATGCACCCGGTATCATGGGTGATTGAACCGCAGGTGCCTTCCTGCGGGTGCCCCATCGTCCGGCAGATCCGGTCAACTGCGTTCTTTGTGACATAGCTCTCGAATCGCGATGCCTCTTTGCATGCCGCTTCCTGTGAAAACCCGTAATGCGTCAGCATGAGGCTGAGGATCCGGTGCCGTTTTACAAAAAATCCGGCATACTGTTTTCCCCGGCTGGAGAGCACGATCCTCTGGTACGGGGCATGAGTAAGAAACCCACGTTCAGTCAGGTCACTGATCGTTTTTGAGATCGTGGAAGCATCAACCGAAAAGTGGGTGGCGAGATCTATAGTCTTTGCTGATCCTCCGCGCTCGTAGATATACTTGAGATATTCGACCTTCCGTGCCGGGAGGTCATGCCCGTTCTCATCAGCCATACAGACTTCAGTTGAACCTGCCAAATCATGAAGGTTTGGAGTGATGCCAACTTTTAAGGCAGCATCGAGTGAATGGGAAAGATTGGGACTTCATTAAGGGAAATAGAGAGCAACCAGCCCTGCAATCTTTTATTAATCTGACCATACATGTTGTGTTGGGCATCTTTGTAAAGGGTTATGCTTAATAGAGATTTGTGTGTATGATACAATCGTTATTTTCAGGAAAAACCTGCATAACAATCGTTATTTTAATATTTTTTTTAACACCCGGATCCGGTGCTATGGCACACAGTGACAATTCCCTTGCCATTGTTGTACAAGATATAAAGACCGGAGAACCTTTGGGAGGAGCTGTGATCTATCTGGATGGGGCGTTTAAAGGGACAACCTCCCCGCAGGAAGCTGGCGGAACCCTGCAATTACATGATATTAAGAACGGGACACACACGATGAGGATTACCCTGATGGGATACAGGGACGAATATATAAAACTTCTCATCCCGGATGAAAAAAAGGTTGAAGTGATGATGAATAAAGGATTTCTGTATTCCCTGAACCGGGATGACCATTATGCTAAAGGAATAAATATTATCTTTATTCCCTCATCGACTACCTTCAACTGCACGGAAAATAAAAAAGTTCCTGTCTCAACCTATACAAAAAATGAAAGCAGGTTCAGAGAAGATGTCCTGCAAATCATAAAC
Above is a genomic segment from Methanoregula sp. containing:
- a CDS encoding metal-dependent transcriptional regulator — encoded protein: MADENGHDLPARKVEYLKYIYERGGSAKTIDLATHFSVDASTISKTISDLTERGFLTHAPYQRIVLSSRGKQYAGFFVKRHRILSLMLTHYGFSQEAACKEASRFESYVTKNAVDRICRTMGHPQEGTCGSITHDTGCMGEENRTKKRTGNTSIPDVP